ATCCCGGCTCGCCCTGGGCAATCGGCGCGGCCGAAGGCGGCCACGATGCCATCCATCCGGACCTCGGCACCTTCGAGGACTTCGACGCCTTCGTGGCGCGGGCAAACGAACTGGGCCTGGAAGTTGCCCTGGACCTCGCGCTCCAGGCGGCCCCGGACCATCCCTGGGTACAGTCGCACCCGGAGTGGTTCACCACCCGCGTGGACGGCAGCATTGCGTATGCCGAGAATCCGCCAAAGAAGTACCAGGACATTTATCCGCTCAATTTCGATAATGATCCCGAGGGCCTTTCGAACGAAATTCTGCGGATTGTGCTGCTGTGGGTGAGCCACGGAGTAAAGATTTTCCGCGTGGATAACCCGCACACCAAGCCGGTGTGGTTCTGGGAATGGCTTATTGCGCAGGTAAACAAAGAGGTTCCCGGCGTGGTATTCCTGGCCGAAGCATTCACGCGTCCAGCCATGATGCATGCGCTTGGCCGCGCGGGGTTCCAGCAGTCCTACACCTACTTCACCTGGCGGAACACCAAGAAGGAAATCGAGTCTTACTTCACCGAGGTGAGCCACGAGTCAGCGGCCTTCTTCCGCCCCAACTTCTTCGTCAACACCCCGGACATCCTCACCGAATACCTGCAGTTCGGCGGGCCGGCGGCGTTCAGGATCAGGGCCGCACTGGCCGCGACTGCCAGTCCGTTGTGGGGGGTCTACGCAGGCTACGAGTTGTTTGAGCACGTGGCCAGGCCCGGTGCGGAGGAGTACATCGACAACGAAAAGTTCGAGTACAAAGAACGCGACTGGGACGCTGCGGCGCAGTCCGGACGGACCCTCGCCCCGTACATCACCAGGCTCAACGAGATCAGGCACGCCCACCCCGCGCTGCAGGACCTGCAGAACCTGACGGTCCACCACAGCACGGACGACGCCACGGTGGTCTACTCCAAGCACAAGACCCTTCCGGACGGAACCAAGGACACGCTCATCGTGGTGGTCAACGTAGATCCGCACGGGACCAGGGAATCCACGGTCTCGCTGGACCTGGCGGCCCTCGAACTCGACGCCCGGGACCTGACGCATAACGGAGGCTTCCACGTGGATGACCTCATCTCCGGTGAAAGCTGGGAGTGGGGCGAGTACAACTACGTCCGGCTTGACCCGCACGTGGAGCCCGCGCACATCCTGCGCGTGAGGAGAATGCATCAGTGAATTTCAATCCGCAAAGTTCCGGCCAGCATTTCACTCCCAAGAGCACGTTCGAGCTAAATGCCCCGGGCCTTCAGCATGATCCGCTGTGGTACCGGAAGGCCGTGTTCTACGAAGTACTGGTAAGGGCCTTTGCGGATGCCAACGGTGACGGCTCCGGCGACTTCTCCGGCCTCATTGACAGGCTCGACTACCTGCAGTGGCTGGGCGTGGACTGCCTGTGGCTGCCGCCGTTTTTCCAGTCACCGCTGCGCGACGGCGGCTATGACATCTCCGACTACAACTCGGTCCTGGACGAGTTTGGAACCATCAGTGACTTCAAGCGGCTGGTTGCCGAAGCCCACGCCAGGGGCGTCCGGGTCATCATCGACCTGCCCCTGAACCACACGTCGGACCAGCACCCGTGGTTCCAGGAGTCGCGCAAGGACCCGGACGGCCCCTACGGGGACTTCTACGTCTGGAGCGACACCGACGAGAAGTACCAGGACGCGCGCATCATCTTCGTGGATACCGAGGAGTCCAACTGGACCTTCGATCCCATCCGCCGCCAGTTCTTCTGGCACCGGTTCTTCAGCCACCAGCCCGACCTGAACTTCGAAAACCCGAAGGTCATCGAGGCATTGTTCGATGTGGTCAGGTTCTGGCTCGACCAGGGGATCGACGGTTTCCGGGCTGACGCCATCCCCTACCTGTACGAAGAGGAGGGGACCAACTGCGAGAACCTTCCGGCCACCCACGAGTTCCTCCGGAAGCTCCGCACCATGGTGGATGAGAGCTATCCCGGGCGGGTCATCATCGCCGAGGCCAACCAGCCGCCGAACGAAGTGGTGGAATACTTCGGGACGGAGGAAGAGCCCGAATGCCACATGGCCTTCCACTTCCCGATCATGCCTCGGCTGTATTACGCGCTCAGGGACCAGAGGGCCGCCCCGATCATCGAGACCATGCAGGACACCCCCGAAATACCGGACGGGGCTCAGTGGGGCACCTTCCTGCGGAACCATGACGAACTGACCCTGGAAATGGTCACCGCGGACGAGCGGGCGGCCATGCTGGGCTGGTACGCGCCGGACCCCCGCATGCGTGCCAATATCGGCATCCGCCGCAGGCTCGCGCCCCTGCTGGACAACTCCCGCGCGGAGATCGAGCTGATCAACGCCCTGCTGCTTTCGCTGCCCGGCAGCCCTTTCCTGTATTACGGGGACGAGATCGGCATGGGTGACAACATCTGGCTTGAAGACCGCGACGCCGTGCGCACCCCGATGCAGTGGAACCCGGACCGGAATGCCGGGTTCTCCAACGCGGATCCGGGCAAGCTCTACCTGCCGCCCATCCAGTCCCTGGTCTACAACTACGGCATGGCCAATGTGGAGGCTGAGGCGGCCCATTCCGGTTCGCTGCTGCGCTGGACCCGGCAGATCCTGAGTGTCCGCAAGAACCATCCCGCATTCGGCCTCGGCGGGTTCAAGCACGTCGATGCCGACCACGACGCCGTGCTGGCCTACCTCCGCGAACTGCCGGACGGCAACTCGGCGGGAGCCGTCGCGGAGACCATCCTGTGCACCTTCAACCTCTCGCAGCATCCAGTCGCGGCCCAGTTGAAGATCCCGCAGTTCGCCGGACGGGGGCTGCGCGATGTCTTTGGCGGCCAGCCGTTCCCCGGCATCAACGAGGACGGAAACCTGACCCTGACCCTTGGCAGCCACGACTTCTTCTGGTTGCGGATCCGATCGGCTGCATCCAACCCGTCGTCCCCGTACACGCAGGCAATGCCGATCCTCTCGATTGAGAACTGAGATATGAACCAGCCAATACTCACCCCCGCCCTCACTGCCCTCCTCCAGGAATGGCTGCCACGGCAGCGCTGGTTTCCGGTCAAGACGCCCGACTTTGAGATGTCCCAGGCCGGCAGCCTGGGGCTCGAGGACCCCTCGGGCCACGCCGGGCTGGCCGTGTTCCTCCTGAGCGTCACCACGCAGACGCCCGACGGCGGCAGGCGGACTGCCGTTGTCCAGGTTCCCTTGAGTTTCCGGCAGGCGCCGGCTGCCGGGATGGAGCGTGCCCTTGTGGGGCAGGCAGCAGGAATGGATCCATCCAGGACCTGGGTCTATGACGCCGTCCACGATCCCGACTTCGTGGGCAGTTTGCTTGAGCTCATCCGGAACCGGGAAAAGGCGCCCAACGGAACCGCCGCCGGCTTCCGCGCCGACGGTGAGCGGCGGCTGCCTACCAGCCGCGGCGTAGTGAAGGTGCTGTCAGGCGAGCAGTCCAACAGTTCAGTCATTGTGGACGACGGCGAGTCCGCCGCCATCCTGAAAGTGTTCCGGGTGCTGTCCGACGGCACCAATCCGGAAGTTGAAGTGGGCGCTGCGCTGACCGCCGCCGGCACGTTGGAAGTTCCCGCCACCCTGGGCTGGGTGCGCGGCGAATGGCTCGCCCAGGCGGCAAACGGATCGGCAGCCAACGGCACTGGTCCGCGGTATGTCCAGGGCGAACTGGCCGTGGCGCACGAGTTCCTGGCGGGTGGCCGGGACGCATGGCTGCTGGCCGTTGACGCCGCCAGGTCCGGCACTGACTTCACGGCAGAAGCCCGCGCGCTCGGTGCGGCCACGGCCACCGTCCACCAGCGGCTGGCCGAAGCGCTGGGTCAGTCAGAAGAGCACCAGCCCGGCCAGGTCATCGCTCCCGCTGTAGCCCAGCGCGTCCGCCAGGCATGGGCGGAAGCCGGAAGCGCCGTCGGCCCTTATGACGACGCCCTGACCGCACTCCTCGACCAGCTGGACCACGCCCCGGCCGGCCCGCTGCAGCGGATCCACGGGGACCTCCACCTCGGCCAGATCCTCCAGGTCCCTGGGCCGGCGGGAGGCCCTGCGCGTTGGGCGATCCTCGACTTCGAAGGCGAACCGCTGCGGCCCGTCGCAGAACGCAACGTCCCCGACGTTCCGCTGAGAGACGTCGTCGGCATGCTGCGGTCCTTCGACTACGCGGCCGGAGCAGCCCAGCGCGAACAGGAAGGGGCCCAGGTCCCCGCCAACTGGGTTGACGACTGCGCGGAGGCCTTCCTGGCAGGGTACGCGGCTGTCACGCCCGGGCTTGTGGACAGGGAGTCGCCCCTCTTTGTGGCATTGTGGCTGGACAAGGCACTGTACGAAGTAGTTTATGAATTGCGTAACAGGCCCGACTGGTTGGCGATCCCCGTGAACGCCTCCCGGCGGCTCCTGGGCGGTAACGGCGCCGGCAATCACGCCGGGGCAGCATCGGAAGGTAACGAAATGACAGGCTCAGCACGAACTGACCGGCCGGGGGTGCCGCTGCACGTAGACGAAGGCACCCTGGGCAAGATCGCGAACGGTGAACACCACGCACCCCACTCTGTCCTGGGCGCGCACCTGGACGATTACGGCCACGTCACCATCCGTACGGTGAAGCACCTCGCGGAAGCAGTGACGGTGATAACCCCGGCGGGCGAAGTTCCGATGGAACATGAAGCCCACGGCGTGTGGGTGGCAGTCCTTGAACCGCTGCAGCAGGGGCATGTTCCCGACTACCGCCTGTCGGTCACCTACCCCGGCGCCGAACCGGTCACCATGGACGAGCCCTACCGGTACCTGCCCACTGTGGGTGAAGTGGACCTGCACCTCATCGGTGAGGGCCGGCACGAAAAGCTGTGGGAGGTGCTCGGCGCACACGTCCAGCACTACAAGTCCGCACTGGGGGACGTGGACGGTGTTTCGTTTGCCGTGTGGGCACCCAACGCCCAGGCCGTGCGCGTCAAGGGCGACTTCAACGCCTGGGACGGACGCGAGAACTCCCTGCGTTCGTTGGGCTCCTCAGGGGTATGGGAACTCTTTGTTCCGGGCGTTTTGGCAGGGGCGTGCTACAAGTTCGAAATCAGGACCAAGGCCGGCCACTGGGTGGAGAAGGCAGATCCCCTGGCCTTCGGTACAGAGGTGCCCCCGCTGACCGCTTCCCGGGTGGTTGAGCCTTCGTACGCCTTCAAGGACGACGAATGGATGGAGGCACGCGCCCAGCGGGATCCCCACAACTCGGCGATGAGCGTTTACGAGGTGCACCTCGGTTCCTGGCGGCTGGGACTCGGCTACCGGGAACTCGCCAAGGAACTGGTGGACTACGTTAAATGGCTCGGCTTCACGCACGTGGAGTTCATGCCCGTGGCTGAGCACCCCTTCGGCGGATCCTGGGGCTACCAGGTCACCTCGTACTTCGCGCCCACCTCCCGGTTCGGCCACCCCGACGAGTTCCGCTACCTGGTGGACACCCTTCACCAGGCGGGTATCGGCGTACTGCTGGACTGGGTCCCGGCCCACTTCCCCAAGGACTCCTGGGCACTCGCGCAGTTCGACGGCGAGCCCCTGTACGAGCACGCAGACCCGAACCTGGGGGAGCACCCTGACTGGGGCACCCTGATCTTCGACTTCGGCCGGACCGAAGTCCGGAACTTCCTGGTGGCCAACGCCCTGTACTGGCTGGACGAGTTCCACATCGACGGCCTGCGCGTGGACGCCGTGGCTTCCATGCTCTACCTCGACTACTCGCGGCAGGACGGGCAGTGGCAGCCCAACAGATTCGGCGGCAGGGAAAACCTGGAAGCCATTTCCTTCCTCCAGGAAGTCAACGCCACGGTGTACAAGACGCACCCCGGCGCCGTGATGATCGCCGAAGAGTCCACCGCGTTTCCGGGGGTCACCGCTCCCACCAGCCATGGCGGCCTCGGCTTCGGCCTGAAGTGGAACATGGGATGGATGCACGATTCGCTCAAGTACATTTCCGAGGAGCCGATCAACCGCAAATGGCACCACGGCACGGTCACGTTTTCCATGGTGTACGCCTTTACGGAGAACTTCCTGCTTCCCATCAGCCACGATGAGGTAGTCCACGGCAAGGGCTCCATGCTCCGCAAGATGCCCGGCGACCGCTGGCAGCAGCTCGCAAACCTGCGCGCTTTCCTGGCCTACCAGTGGGCCCACCCGGGCAAGCAGCTGATCTTCATGGGCACGGAGTTTGGCCAGGAAGCAGAATGGTCCGAACAGCATGGGCTCGACTGGTGGCTTGCCGACATCCCCGCACACAACGGCGTGCAACTGCTCACCAAGGACCTCAACGAGGTCTACAGTTCCACGCCGGCGCTGTACACCAGGGACAACGAGCCTGGGGGCTTCCAGTGGATCAACGGGGGAGACGCGGACCGGAACGTCCTGTCCTTCATCCGTTGGGACAAGGAGAACAACCCGCTGGTCTGCGCCATCAACTTCTCCGGAATGCCGCACGTCGGTTACACCCTGGGGGTGCCGGAGGCCGGAGCCTGGACCGAAGTGCTGAATACGGATGCCACCACTTACGGCGGATCCGGTGTCCTCAACTCCGGTGAATTGAAGGCAACGGACCAGGGGCAGGACGGTCAGCCGGCAACGCTGAGCGTCACCCTGCCGCCGCTGGGGGCCGCCTACTTCAAGCCGGGAGCTCCGGCGGGCAGCTAGGACCTGGTCCTCGAATGGCCGGAAGGCCCGGAACCCGCGTGGTTCCGGGCCTTTTCCGGTCTCCAGGGCAGGCCGCGGGAGGCGGCCTGCGGCCCGGTTGGCCATCTGGAAAAAGTGGTGGTAGAGTTTATTTCCGCGCTGCTCCACGGAGTCAGACGGAAAACCGACACTCAAGCCTTTGGCTAAAGAGAGTCGCGGACGCCGGTTTGACAAGTGAGAGGCCAGCGGGTAAGTTTGAAAAGTTGCTCCGGAGCGATCCACGGTGGTTTTTTGCTGGTGGTGGTGCCGGGTGTGTCTGTTGTTTGAGAACTCAATAGTGTGCCAAGTTTGTTGATACCAATTGTTTTAGTGATTGGTTGAATTGACCGGGCTGTCCGCCCCTGTGGGTGGTCTGGTTTTTACAGCTGGTTTCAAATTTTGTGCAGCCTTTTTGTTCCGTTTTCCCGGGGCTTGGGGTTGTGTCTGTTTTACTTCAACGGAGAGTTTGATCCTGGCTCAGGATGAACGCTGGCGGCGTGCTTAACACATGCAAGTCGAACGATGATCCCAGCTTGCTGGGGGATTAGTGGCGAACGGGTGAGTAACACGTGAGTAACCTGCCCTTAACTCTGGGATAAGCCTGGGAAACTGGGTCTAATACCGGATATGACTCCTCATCGCATGGTGGGGGGTGGAAAGCTTTTTGTGGTTTTGGATGGACTCGCGGCCTATCAGCTTGTTGGTGAGGTAATGGCTTACCAAGGCGACGACGGGTAGCCGGCCTGAGAGGGTGACCGGCCACACTGGGACTGAGACACGGCCCAGACTCCTACGGGAGGCAGCAGTGGGGAATATTGCACAATGGGCGCAAGCCTGATGCAGCGACGCCGCGTGAGGGATGACGGCCTTCGGGTTGTAAACCTCTTTCAGTAGGGAAGAAGCGAAAGTGACGGTACCTGCAGAAGA
The Arthrobacter sp. PGP41 genome window above contains:
- the treS gene encoding maltose alpha-D-glucosyltransferase, with the translated sequence MNFNPQSSGQHFTPKSTFELNAPGLQHDPLWYRKAVFYEVLVRAFADANGDGSGDFSGLIDRLDYLQWLGVDCLWLPPFFQSPLRDGGYDISDYNSVLDEFGTISDFKRLVAEAHARGVRVIIDLPLNHTSDQHPWFQESRKDPDGPYGDFYVWSDTDEKYQDARIIFVDTEESNWTFDPIRRQFFWHRFFSHQPDLNFENPKVIEALFDVVRFWLDQGIDGFRADAIPYLYEEEGTNCENLPATHEFLRKLRTMVDESYPGRVIIAEANQPPNEVVEYFGTEEEPECHMAFHFPIMPRLYYALRDQRAAPIIETMQDTPEIPDGAQWGTFLRNHDELTLEMVTADERAAMLGWYAPDPRMRANIGIRRRLAPLLDNSRAEIELINALLLSLPGSPFLYYGDEIGMGDNIWLEDRDAVRTPMQWNPDRNAGFSNADPGKLYLPPIQSLVYNYGMANVEAEAAHSGSLLRWTRQILSVRKNHPAFGLGGFKHVDADHDAVLAYLRELPDGNSAGAVAETILCTFNLSQHPVAAQLKIPQFAGRGLRDVFGGQPFPGINEDGNLTLTLGSHDFFWLRIRSAASNPSSPYTQAMPILSIEN
- a CDS encoding alpha-1,4-glucan--maltose-1-phosphate maltosyltransferase, with amino-acid sequence MSTRPITDGLRFGRFPITAVQPVVEDGKFPAKALPGEGIVVGATAFREGHDQLGVSAVLFDPEGNERQRVRLAPPRGERGMGTDRWEGVLTPSEEGNWSFAIEAWHDRYATWHHNAEVKVAAEIDVELMLAEGSALLGEASEDDSRSDWDRGVLRAAAGRLADTSLSTEERLGAGFGHDVAGVVAHQPIRELVTVSERFPLNVERDRAGRGAWYEFFPRSEGAVKDHTTGTWTSGNFRTAARRLDAVAAMGFDVLYMPPIHPIGVQHRKGPNNTLIAGPNDPGSPWAIGAAEGGHDAIHPDLGTFEDFDAFVARANELGLEVALDLALQAAPDHPWVQSHPEWFTTRVDGSIAYAENPPKKYQDIYPLNFDNDPEGLSNEILRIVLLWVSHGVKIFRVDNPHTKPVWFWEWLIAQVNKEVPGVVFLAEAFTRPAMMHALGRAGFQQSYTYFTWRNTKKEIESYFTEVSHESAAFFRPNFFVNTPDILTEYLQFGGPAAFRIRAALAATASPLWGVYAGYELFEHVARPGAEEYIDNEKFEYKERDWDAAAQSGRTLAPYITRLNEIRHAHPALQDLQNLTVHHSTDDATVVYSKHKTLPDGTKDTLIVVVNVDPHGTRESTVSLDLAALELDARDLTHNGGFHVDDLISGESWEWGEYNYVRLDPHVEPAHILRVRRMHQ
- a CDS encoding 1,4-alpha-glucan branching enzyme, with protein sequence MNQPILTPALTALLQEWLPRQRWFPVKTPDFEMSQAGSLGLEDPSGHAGLAVFLLSVTTQTPDGGRRTAVVQVPLSFRQAPAAGMERALVGQAAGMDPSRTWVYDAVHDPDFVGSLLELIRNREKAPNGTAAGFRADGERRLPTSRGVVKVLSGEQSNSSVIVDDGESAAILKVFRVLSDGTNPEVEVGAALTAAGTLEVPATLGWVRGEWLAQAANGSAANGTGPRYVQGELAVAHEFLAGGRDAWLLAVDAARSGTDFTAEARALGAATATVHQRLAEALGQSEEHQPGQVIAPAVAQRVRQAWAEAGSAVGPYDDALTALLDQLDHAPAGPLQRIHGDLHLGQILQVPGPAGGPARWAILDFEGEPLRPVAERNVPDVPLRDVVGMLRSFDYAAGAAQREQEGAQVPANWVDDCAEAFLAGYAAVTPGLVDRESPLFVALWLDKALYEVVYELRNRPDWLAIPVNASRRLLGGNGAGNHAGAASEGNEMTGSARTDRPGVPLHVDEGTLGKIANGEHHAPHSVLGAHLDDYGHVTIRTVKHLAEAVTVITPAGEVPMEHEAHGVWVAVLEPLQQGHVPDYRLSVTYPGAEPVTMDEPYRYLPTVGEVDLHLIGEGRHEKLWEVLGAHVQHYKSALGDVDGVSFAVWAPNAQAVRVKGDFNAWDGRENSLRSLGSSGVWELFVPGVLAGACYKFEIRTKAGHWVEKADPLAFGTEVPPLTASRVVEPSYAFKDDEWMEARAQRDPHNSAMSVYEVHLGSWRLGLGYRELAKELVDYVKWLGFTHVEFMPVAEHPFGGSWGYQVTSYFAPTSRFGHPDEFRYLVDTLHQAGIGVLLDWVPAHFPKDSWALAQFDGEPLYEHADPNLGEHPDWGTLIFDFGRTEVRNFLVANALYWLDEFHIDGLRVDAVASMLYLDYSRQDGQWQPNRFGGRENLEAISFLQEVNATVYKTHPGAVMIAEESTAFPGVTAPTSHGGLGFGLKWNMGWMHDSLKYISEEPINRKWHHGTVTFSMVYAFTENFLLPISHDEVVHGKGSMLRKMPGDRWQQLANLRAFLAYQWAHPGKQLIFMGTEFGQEAEWSEQHGLDWWLADIPAHNGVQLLTKDLNEVYSSTPALYTRDNEPGGFQWINGGDADRNVLSFIRWDKENNPLVCAINFSGMPHVGYTLGVPEAGAWTEVLNTDATTYGGSGVLNSGELKATDQGQDGQPATLSVTLPPLGAAYFKPGAPAGS